The following are encoded in a window of Glandiceps talaboti chromosome 5, keGlaTala1.1, whole genome shotgun sequence genomic DNA:
- the LOC144435357 gene encoding uncharacterized protein LOC144435357 produces MRNDYSCVCEEGRLGKNCEIDVNECSSNPCFNGATCVDGLNGYTCTCLPGFSGTHCQTDVNECASNPCYNGATCRDFINRYTCYCTPGWQGALCNQDVNECISNPCMNGATCINGQNAWSCVCAPGYTGIRCSQGNNTLKLSQFVYVTWLTILNRAEP; encoded by the exons ATGAGGAATGACTACTCCTGTGTTTGTGAAGAGGGTAGACTTGGAAAGAACTGTGAGATAG ATGTCAATGAGTGTAGCAGCAACCCATGTTTTAATGGTGCCACCTGTGTGGATGGATTgaatggatatacatgtacttgtctacCCGGGTTTTCTGGAACACATTGTCAGACAG ATGTTAATGAATGTGCCAGCAACCCATGTTACAATGGTGCTACGTGTAGGGACTTTATCAATCGGTATACCTGTTATTGCACTCCAGGATGGCAGGGAGCACTGTGTAACCAAG ATGTGAATGAATGTATTAGTAATCCATGTATGAACGGCGCCACCTGTATCAATGGTCAGAATGCATGGAGTTGTGTGTGTGCGCCGGGATACACAGGAATACGCTGTAGTCAAGGTAACAACACACTGAAATTATCAcagtttgtttatgtcacaTGGTTGACTATATTAAACAGAGCTGAGCCATGA